A single window of Gossypium arboreum isolate Shixiya-1 chromosome 13, ASM2569848v2, whole genome shotgun sequence DNA harbors:
- the LOC108461955 gene encoding gibberellin 2-beta-dioxygenase 1-like has protein sequence MVILSKPAIEQFGCIRNKQAATLFPPLIPLVDLSKPDSRQQIIKACEEFGFFKVINHGVPMDFISRLESEATKFFSLPLSEKEKTGQPQPYGYGNKRIGPNGDVGWVEYLLLTTNQDPNLLGTENPESFRIALDNYMAAVKKMACEILEMIADGLKVQPRNVLSKLMMDEQSDSVFRLNHYPPCPEVVQSLNGTSSNVIGFGEHTDPQIISVLRSNNTSGLQISLRDGTWISVPPDQYSFFINVGDSLQVMTNGRFKSVKHRVLANSVKSRLSMIYFCGPPLSEKIAPLPSLMRGDQQSLYKEFTWFEYKKSAYSSRLADNRLMHFEKIVAS, from the exons ATGGTGATACTGTCAAAACCAGCAATTGAACAGTTTGGTTGTATCAGAAACAAGCAGGCAGCTACATTGTTCCCTCCGCTTATCCCTCTTGTGGACCTCTCCAAACCAGATTCCAGGCAGCAGATCATCAAAGCCTGCGAAGAATTTGGGTTCTTCAAGGTGATCAACCATGGTGTTCCCATGGACTTCATTTCCCGGCTGGAATCTGAAGCCACCAAGTTCTTCTCTTTACCCCTTTCGGAGAAAGAGAAAACAGGACAACCCCAGCCTTATGGCTATGGTAATAAAAGGATTGGACCAAATGGTGATGTTGGTTGGGTGGAATATCTTCTCCTCACAACCAACCAAGACCCGAATCTCCTTGGAACTGAAAACCCAGAGAGTTTCag GATTGCTTTGGATAATTATATGGCAGCAGTGAAGAAAATGGCATGTGAGATACTTGAAATGATAGCTGATGGGCTAAAGGTTCAGCCAAGAAATGTGTTGAGTAAGCTGATGATGGATGAACAGAGTGACTCTGTTTTCAGGCTGAACCATTACCCTCCGTGCCCAGAGGTGGTTCAGTCCTTGAATGGAACGAGCAGTAATGTGATTGGATTCGGTGAACACACTGACCCACAAATCATTTCAGTCCTAAGATCCAACAACACTTCCGGCCTTCAAATCTCTCTTAGAGATGGCACTTGGATTTCAGTCCCACCAGACCAATACTCTTTTTTCATCAATGTTGGTGATTCCTTACAG GTGATGACAAATGGAAGGTTTAAAAGTGTGAAGCACAGGGTACTGGCCAACAGTGTGAAATCAAGGCTTTCAATGATTTATTTTTGTGGACCACCTTTGAGTGAGAAAATAGCTCCATTGCCATCTTTGATGAGAGGGGATCAACAAAGCTTGTACAAAGAATTTACATGGTTTGAGTACAAAAAATCTGCTTACAGTTCTAGATTGGCAGATAACAGGCTCATGCACTTCGAAAAAATAGTTGCCTCATAA
- the LOC108464552 gene encoding E3 ubiquitin-protein ligase DA2L has protein sequence MGNKLGRRRQVVDEKYTRPQGLYVHKDVDIKKLRKLILESKLAPCYPGDEECCSDLEECPICFLYYPSLNRSRCCMKSICTECFLQMKNPNSTRPTQCPFCKTSNYAVEYRGVKTKEEKGIEQIEEQRVIEAQIRMRQQELQDDEERMLKRQDLSSSSTAVAPGEVQYNSIADRSPREEEIFSSQDSQAASMIGQRSHPRVNRDDDFDIDLEEIMVMEAVWQSIQENSRQRNLNYVGAASSVHYVSGDGYVLPSTTTVTGSSSSPSGGLACAIAALAERQQMGGESSLNHDGSMQAFDMLPSSSSSSSSRRFYNNRLHQVGENYPPAESPVGDGGMTPGSDEGKWGINHELEVAEAGTSYASSDVTEDSGGISAIPQQDEIRGSFQSVGGPGPMVPESYEEQMMLAMAVSLAEARAMTSGTGLSWQ, from the exons ATGGGTAATAAGTTGGGAAGGCGGAGGCAAGTCGTCGATGAGAAGTATACACGCCCACAAGGGTTGTATGTTCATAAAGATGTGGATATTAAGAAACTAAGAAAGCTGATACTTGAATCGAAGCTTGCTCCTTGCTATCCTGGTGATGAAGAATGCTGTTCTGATCTTGAAGAATGCCCAATTTGCTTTTTG TATTATCCAAGTCTCAACAGATCAAGATGTTGTATGAAAAGTATCTGTACAG AGTGTTTTCTGCAGATGAAGAATCCTAATTCAACCCGTCCTACCCA GTGTCCTTTCTGCAAAACCTCAAATTATGCTGTCGAGTATCGAGGTGTGAAAACAAAAGAGGAAAAAGGGATAGAGCAAATT GAAGAACAGCGTGTCATAGAAGCACAAATTAGAATGAGGCAGCAGGAACTTCAGGATGACGAAGAGAGAATGCTGAAAAGACAAGACTTGAGTTCTTCGAGCACTGCGGTTGCACCAGGAGAAGTTCAGTACAACTCAATTGCAG ATAGATCCCCCAGGGAGGAGGAAATATTTTCTTCTCAAGATTCACAGGCTGCCTCGATGATTGGACAACGCTCGCATCCTAGGGTTAACAG GGATGACGACTTTGACATAGAtcttgaggagataatggtcatggAAGCAGTTTGGCAGTCGATTCag GAAAACAGCAGACAGAGAAATCTTAACTATGTAGGTGCTGCTTCTTCAGTGCATTATGTTTCAGGAGATGGATATGTATTACCATCCACGACCACGGTCACAGGCTCATCATCATCTCCTTCTGGTGGACTTGCTTGTGCAATAGCTGCCCTTGCTGAGCGTCAGCAGATGGGTGGAGAATCTTCCCTTAACCATGATGGGAGTATGCAAGCATTTGATATGCTTcccagcagcagcagcagcagcagcagcaggaGATTTTATAATAATAGGTTGCACCAAGTTGGTGAGAACTATCCTCCTGCAGAGAGTCCAGTTGGTGATGGTGGGATGACACCAGGAAGTGATGAAGGGAAATGGGGCATAAATCATGAATTAGAGGTGGCCGAAGCAGGGACTAGCTATGCAAGCTCTGATGTGACAGAAGATAGCGGTGGGATCTCTGCAATACCTCAACAAGATGAAATTAGAGGCAGCTTTCAGAGTGTGGGTGGACCTGGTCCCATGGTTCCAGAAAGTTACGAGGAGCAGATGATGCTGGCAATGGCTGTATCTCTGGCAGAAGCTAGAGCTATGACGAGTGGCACTGGACTTTCATGGCAATAG